One region of Oceanipulchritudo coccoides genomic DNA includes:
- the miaB gene encoding tRNA (N6-isopentenyl adenosine(37)-C2)-methylthiotransferase MiaB, protein MNRVYIKTYGCQMNERDSEAVAAQLRGRGYTIVADEQSADVVLLNTCAVRDQAEQKAIGKTGHLAKRKRKDPNFIIGVMGCMAQNRGEDLLERLPDLDLLVGTQKFHRVPEMLDRFIASQKGIGPRPSTIVDLGEESGSEETIREHTEGERKVSSFVSIMQGCNMHCTFCIVPKTRGAERYRSMDSICEEIEELVAAGTREVTLLGQIVNSYGMRQIPYRSGISPFVQLLERVNAIPELERIRFTSPHPRGFQKDLVEAYGRLEKLMPYVHLPLQSGSDEMLKRMRRPYSRRRFSEIVSQLREVCPDICLSTDIIVGFPGETHEEFEDTRSLFEEIRFDMAFIFKYSERSGTKAAEMGDDIPAEEKESRNQVLLEILGRTSLEKNSALVGSVQKVLLEGPARKGEGMFMGRNPGNRKVIVPASPRLVGEIVPVRITKATVTTLSGELCLTGIDESESAVLSH, encoded by the coding sequence ATGAATCGCGTGTATATCAAGACTTATGGCTGCCAGATGAACGAGCGCGACTCGGAAGCGGTAGCTGCCCAGCTCCGGGGCCGGGGCTATACCATTGTGGCCGACGAGCAATCGGCTGATGTGGTCTTGTTAAACACCTGTGCTGTCCGCGACCAGGCTGAGCAAAAAGCCATCGGGAAGACGGGACATCTGGCCAAGCGAAAGCGCAAGGACCCGAATTTCATCATCGGGGTGATGGGGTGTATGGCACAGAATCGTGGTGAGGATCTTCTGGAGCGCCTCCCGGATCTGGATTTACTTGTCGGCACACAGAAGTTCCACCGTGTACCGGAGATGCTGGACCGGTTTATTGCCAGCCAGAAAGGCATTGGGCCTCGTCCAAGCACCATTGTCGACCTTGGAGAGGAAAGCGGTTCTGAGGAAACCATTCGCGAGCATACGGAAGGAGAGCGTAAGGTTTCCTCGTTTGTGAGCATCATGCAGGGCTGTAACATGCACTGCACCTTCTGCATAGTCCCGAAGACCCGGGGAGCAGAGCGCTACCGGAGCATGGATTCAATCTGCGAGGAAATTGAGGAGCTTGTGGCTGCCGGGACCCGGGAAGTGACATTACTGGGTCAGATCGTGAACAGCTATGGCATGCGACAAATACCCTATCGAAGCGGCATCAGTCCATTCGTCCAGTTGCTTGAGCGGGTCAATGCAATCCCGGAACTGGAGAGAATCCGGTTCACCTCACCGCACCCGCGTGGATTCCAGAAGGATCTTGTCGAGGCTTATGGCCGGCTGGAAAAGCTCATGCCGTATGTGCATCTTCCCCTGCAAAGCGGGTCAGATGAGATGTTGAAGCGCATGCGGCGCCCCTATTCACGGAGACGATTTTCAGAAATAGTTTCCCAGTTACGGGAAGTCTGTCCGGACATCTGTCTCTCGACCGATATCATCGTCGGCTTCCCCGGTGAGACCCATGAGGAATTTGAGGACACCCGCAGCCTGTTTGAGGAGATTCGCTTCGATATGGCATTTATCTTTAAATATTCGGAACGCAGCGGCACGAAGGCAGCCGAGATGGGTGACGACATTCCTGCTGAAGAAAAGGAATCGAGAAACCAGGTCCTGTTGGAAATCCTTGGCCGGACATCCCTTGAGAAAAACTCAGCCCTTGTGGGATCCGTGCAGAAAGTCTTGCTGGAAGGGCCTGCGCGGAAAGGCGAAGGGATGTTCATGGGGCGTAACCCCGGCAACCGGAAAGTCATCGTTCCGGCCTCTCCGCGGCTGGTGGGGGAGATTGTCCCTGTTCGGATTACGAAGGCAACTGTCACCACCTTGTCCGGTGAGTTATGTCTCACGGGTATTGACGAAAGCGAGTCGGCTGTCCTTTCTCACTAG
- a CDS encoding type IV pilus modification PilV family protein, with translation MKTVDKLYTNKTGGFTLVEVIIGSVLMAIVFTASYASYFLGMNLVEDAREELRASQIIQSELERMRTMNWDAINSVAQVTRVIPQGDFIQKFSGDYRAYREIKDIDGQTNLKMVRVFVWWTNAKGLRTYQVFNTIVTKEGLNDYHYRKV, from the coding sequence ATGAAGACAGTAGATAAGTTATACACAAACAAAACAGGTGGTTTTACCCTGGTGGAGGTGATCATTGGATCTGTTTTAATGGCAATCGTTTTCACGGCATCCTATGCTTCCTACTTCCTGGGGATGAACTTGGTTGAGGACGCCCGGGAAGAACTGCGGGCCTCCCAGATTATTCAGAGCGAGCTGGAACGCATGCGTACCATGAATTGGGACGCGATCAATTCCGTCGCCCAAGTCACAAGGGTAATTCCGCAGGGTGACTTTATACAAAAGTTTTCCGGCGATTATCGGGCCTACCGCGAAATCAAGGACATTGACGGACAAACCAACCTTAAGATGGTGCGTGTCTTCGTCTGGTGGACAAATGCCAAGGGCTTGAGGACGTATCAGGTTTTTAATACCATTGTGACCAAAGAAGGTCTGAATGACTACCATTACAGAAAGGTCTAA
- a CDS encoding helix-turn-helix domain-containing protein, with the protein MIGERLEEARKRKGVSVREAAEATKIRGDFLLAMEDNSFEIDLPQIYVRGFLKNYARFLKLDPVKILTDYDAHQLGRTQQEAHNLRVANEKESLGHVELKLEDEPSDGPQHPANERVVVTEAPEEDGPEPELHFSLDKDRGTGGTVQSPPPPTLEREGTRHDQESWNENKTLYMKIGIVFSGILLVSIILIVLIQLLKGDDTPEINPDLAPTQTTSLPATPTSTVTSGQDTIIVTASDNVTLIVEQTIDRKRLYSGSLNAGETLSLDKEGPVSIRFTNGSAVTIEKNGQQFRPGQPGVGRTVVE; encoded by the coding sequence ATGATCGGTGAACGACTCGAAGAAGCCCGTAAGCGCAAAGGTGTATCTGTCCGCGAGGCAGCCGAAGCTACCAAGATCCGGGGAGATTTTCTCCTCGCGATGGAGGACAATTCCTTCGAGATCGACTTGCCGCAGATTTATGTGCGCGGGTTCCTCAAGAACTATGCCCGCTTCCTTAAATTGGATCCGGTCAAGATTTTGACTGACTACGACGCCCACCAGCTGGGCCGTACCCAGCAGGAAGCCCACAACCTGCGAGTGGCCAATGAAAAGGAATCGCTTGGCCATGTTGAGTTAAAGCTCGAGGATGAGCCTTCTGATGGCCCACAGCACCCAGCCAATGAACGCGTTGTCGTCACCGAGGCTCCTGAAGAGGATGGTCCTGAGCCGGAATTGCACTTTAGTTTGGATAAAGACCGTGGGACAGGCGGAACGGTGCAAAGCCCGCCTCCCCCGACGCTTGAGCGGGAAGGCACACGGCACGATCAGGAGTCATGGAATGAAAACAAGACCCTTTACATGAAAATCGGGATTGTCTTCTCCGGTATTCTTCTGGTCTCGATTATTCTGATTGTCCTCATCCAGCTTCTCAAGGGTGACGACACCCCGGAAATCAACCCGGATCTGGCCCCCACGCAGACCACTTCGCTTCCCGCAACGCCCACCTCCACCGTGACAAGCGGCCAAGACACTATCATCGTAACTGCTTCTGACAATGTGACCTTGATCGTCGAGCAGACAATCGATCGCAAGCGCTTGTACAGCGGTTCGCTGAATGCCGGTGAAACACTGTCGCTCGACAAGGAAGGTCCAGTCTCCATCCGCTTCACCAACGGTTCGGCAGTGACGATTGAGAAGAACGGCCAGCAATTCCGTCCGGGCCAACCCGGTGTGGGACGCACCGTGGTCGAATAG
- the trxB gene encoding thioredoxin-disulfide reductase, producing the protein MENIIILGTGCAGLTAAIYAARANLNPLVLEGTQPGGQLTTTSEVENFPGWPEGIDGFELMDKLRKQAMRFGTRTEYARIDSVHFGGDVKKLVAEDGKTFEAKSVIIATGASPRLLGIPGEKELFGGKGVTTCATCDGAFYRDMEVIVVGGGDSACEEALFLTHFCSKIHLLHRRDELRASSIMADRVKAHEKIEVHWNTVPLEVLAGDDGLMRAARIKDVNTGEESELESKGFFIAIGHIPNTAPFANELETDHNGYFIPEGGSQVKTRIPGVYVAGDCADHVFRQAITAAGMGCQAAIDAERWLAEQE; encoded by the coding sequence ATGGAAAACATCATTATTCTCGGAACTGGCTGTGCCGGCTTAACGGCCGCCATTTACGCGGCTCGAGCCAACCTGAACCCTCTAGTCCTCGAAGGGACCCAACCTGGTGGACAACTCACGACAACCAGTGAAGTCGAGAACTTCCCGGGCTGGCCAGAAGGCATTGATGGGTTCGAACTCATGGACAAGCTTCGCAAGCAGGCCATGCGCTTTGGCACCCGTACGGAATATGCCCGGATTGACTCAGTCCACTTCGGGGGTGATGTGAAAAAGCTGGTTGCCGAGGATGGAAAGACCTTCGAGGCCAAATCCGTTATTATTGCCACGGGCGCTAGCCCGCGCCTCTTGGGCATTCCCGGCGAGAAGGAACTGTTTGGTGGAAAGGGTGTTACAACCTGCGCGACCTGCGATGGCGCGTTTTACCGTGACATGGAAGTGATTGTTGTCGGTGGTGGCGACAGTGCCTGTGAAGAGGCTTTGTTCCTGACGCACTTCTGTAGCAAGATTCACCTCCTTCATCGGCGCGACGAATTGCGAGCGTCCTCGATCATGGCCGATCGAGTGAAGGCCCACGAGAAGATTGAGGTGCATTGGAACACTGTACCGCTTGAAGTGCTGGCTGGTGACGATGGCCTGATGCGTGCCGCGCGTATCAAGGATGTCAATACGGGTGAGGAAAGTGAATTGGAGTCGAAGGGCTTTTTCATCGCAATCGGACATATTCCCAATACGGCCCCCTTTGCCAATGAGCTCGAGACGGACCACAATGGATATTTTATTCCAGAGGGCGGGAGCCAGGTGAAGACCAGGATTCCGGGTGTCTATGTGGCAGGGGATTGTGCCGACCACGTTTTCCGCCAGGCCATCACGGCCGCGGGAATGGGCTGCCAGGCAGCGATCGATGCAGAGCGCTGGCTCGCCGAACAAGAGTAA
- a CDS encoding TatD family hydrolase → MLIDTHCHLEKAFLKGDGEALLGRMQEAGIGRCITVGTGPADWERYYRLAASERGRVDWTVGIHPCDVEEGWGDHIKAVSTYFATDPQPVALGEIGLDYFHLPKYPDEAAEARQLQERAFKAQLELAFQLDCPVVIHSRNAVQDCIRFIDASGLNWEKVVFHCFSDGPELLEPILERGGRASFTGILTYKNAEPVRQAALAQGLDRLMLETDSPYLSPEPLRGKPNEPANVLHIANFAAELFGVTPEELAKITTRNAIEFYGLSDS, encoded by the coding sequence ATGTTGATTGATACGCACTGCCATTTGGAGAAGGCCTTCCTAAAGGGCGATGGGGAAGCCCTTCTGGGGCGTATGCAGGAGGCTGGTATTGGCCGCTGTATCACGGTTGGAACGGGCCCTGCGGACTGGGAGCGGTATTACCGCCTGGCGGCCAGCGAGCGCGGACGGGTTGACTGGACGGTGGGTATCCACCCGTGCGATGTGGAAGAAGGATGGGGCGACCACATCAAAGCGGTCTCAACATATTTTGCCACGGATCCACAACCGGTGGCCCTTGGAGAGATCGGACTGGATTACTTTCATTTGCCAAAGTATCCGGACGAAGCGGCGGAAGCCCGCCAACTACAGGAGCGGGCCTTCAAGGCACAACTGGAATTGGCCTTCCAGCTGGATTGTCCAGTGGTCATTCATTCGCGTAATGCCGTTCAGGACTGTATCCGGTTTATTGATGCCAGCGGGCTTAACTGGGAAAAGGTTGTGTTTCATTGTTTCAGCGACGGTCCTGAATTACTCGAGCCGATCCTCGAACGTGGTGGACGCGCCTCCTTTACAGGAATCCTGACTTACAAGAATGCCGAACCTGTCCGCCAAGCAGCCCTCGCCCAAGGCCTGGACCGGCTGATGCTCGAGACGGACTCTCCCTACCTGTCCCCCGAACCGCTCCGCGGCAAACCCAACGAGCCAGCGAATGTTCTCCACATTGCCAATTTCGCGGCGGAATTGTTCGGTGTGACTCCTGAGGAGCTGGCCAAGATCACGACCCGGAATGCCATTGAATTCTATGGATTAAGCGATTCATGA
- a CDS encoding DUF7305 domain-containing protein translates to MLALKNNTRGSIMIAALIITLVTGTLVGLFLKTVSQEVANTHRARMGFQAINLAEAGVEYAMHGMIEDNLDTAWTSTSGGGYYKDNFPHIDITSEAKNDQDSRLYRVRSSLRNDNRSLRVYLEPEWINPDGDKVPVVISEGLVTLNNGMLVRKQIRVEMEKGSSKPWKRGWGNGILGKDSVTFVGGNVFVDSYSSSAGPYDVTTNRRDNGSVASNEVVSGAVSIGNATVVGNVATGGGKPDIGPNGSIRDLTDYENGVTGIDWDRVALDFYADLPEPELPTLTTPQTSLPSTFSASTLIPGSLAVSQLKAEFPSLEFSTKSESIGKGLKVEVIEFAYIDTDNDGTYDTSSEIKYENIALVTEEAYKLTEIDVHSSELYLFSGETQIVVDNEDINTPADTIINGGMLLGSSASLEFYLAGSLTVTGPEAAMINDTGRPPNLQIYVAELNSDWDTSVYMGGNGTLSGAVYSPSSSLEFKGGGGGGDVFGAVVGETIKFSGTYKFHYDEDLANINDDDDDDGDFVPVVTAWRELNYAGERISSWEDLKKSGL, encoded by the coding sequence ATGTTAGCTCTTAAAAACAACACTCGCGGCTCAATCATGATTGCAGCCTTGATCATCACTTTGGTGACAGGGACCTTGGTCGGGCTTTTTCTTAAAACCGTCAGCCAGGAAGTGGCCAACACTCACCGGGCAAGGATGGGATTCCAGGCGATCAACCTCGCTGAAGCAGGCGTTGAATATGCCATGCATGGGATGATCGAGGATAACTTGGACACGGCCTGGACCTCAACCAGTGGAGGTGGATACTATAAGGACAATTTTCCACACATTGATATTACCTCGGAAGCTAAAAATGATCAGGACTCCCGGCTATATCGGGTCCGTTCCAGTTTGAGAAATGATAACCGCTCCCTGCGGGTATACTTGGAACCGGAATGGATCAATCCAGACGGTGATAAAGTTCCCGTCGTCATTTCCGAAGGATTGGTCACTTTGAACAATGGCATGCTCGTCAGGAAGCAAATCCGGGTTGAGATGGAGAAGGGATCTTCAAAGCCATGGAAGCGCGGATGGGGAAATGGTATTCTTGGCAAGGATAGTGTGACCTTTGTTGGAGGGAACGTATTCGTGGATAGTTACAGCTCCTCGGCCGGTCCGTATGATGTGACTACAAACAGGCGCGACAATGGCTCTGTAGCTTCGAACGAAGTTGTTTCAGGGGCTGTCTCCATCGGCAATGCAACAGTCGTCGGAAACGTGGCGACAGGTGGTGGAAAACCGGATATTGGTCCCAATGGTAGTATCCGCGACCTCACTGACTATGAAAACGGCGTTACTGGGATCGACTGGGACCGGGTCGCACTCGATTTTTACGCTGATCTTCCCGAGCCTGAGCTCCCTACTCTGACGACTCCTCAAACCAGTCTGCCGAGCACTTTTAGTGCATCCACTTTGATTCCCGGCAGTTTGGCAGTCTCGCAATTGAAAGCTGAGTTTCCATCCCTGGAGTTCAGTACGAAGTCAGAGTCAATTGGTAAAGGGCTTAAGGTAGAAGTCATTGAGTTTGCGTACATCGATACCGATAATGACGGCACGTATGATACGAGCTCGGAGATTAAATATGAAAACATCGCATTGGTGACTGAAGAGGCTTACAAGCTTACCGAAATTGATGTCCACAGCTCAGAACTATACCTCTTCTCAGGGGAAACACAGATCGTTGTCGACAACGAGGATATCAATACTCCAGCCGACACAATAATCAACGGGGGCATGCTCCTGGGCTCCTCGGCCAGTTTGGAATTTTATCTGGCTGGCAGCCTGACCGTGACAGGCCCGGAAGCCGCCATGATCAATGATACGGGCCGTCCGCCGAATCTGCAGATTTACGTTGCCGAGCTAAACTCGGATTGGGACACGAGCGTTTATATGGGCGGTAATGGTACTCTTTCCGGGGCGGTATATTCACCCAGTTCATCCCTTGAATTCAAGGGTGGCGGTGGTGGCGGAGACGTCTTTGGTGCTGTTGTTGGTGAAACCATCAAGTTCAGCGGAACCTACAAATTCCACTACGATGAGGATCTTGCCAATATCAATGACGATGATGACGACGATGGCGATTTTGTCCCGGTTGTCACCGCTTGGCGGGAACTGAACTATGCTGGGGAACGCATCTCCAGTTGGGAAGACCTCAAGAAGTCCGGATTGTAA
- a CDS encoding PilW family protein produces the protein MKAFTKSKAGFSLAELVIAMTIASFVLTASYATVISLAKGSQSMINFSEMNNQTRYAIEVFGRDSRMASNVIAAETTTFTSRNSLWDETTKAYRDYEVTYKFISSAGTFKRTVYDVASGALVEDRILLYDVQDLKFTYYSLINQSNPLVSPETTRLLEIKHVQVEAELQREVLNVTNTNYIISARFMLRNKDVSS, from the coding sequence ATGAAAGCCTTCACAAAATCCAAGGCCGGTTTCTCGCTTGCTGAACTAGTGATCGCCATGACGATCGCATCCTTCGTCTTAACAGCTTCATACGCAACTGTGATCAGCTTGGCCAAGGGCTCCCAGAGCATGATCAATTTCTCGGAGATGAACAACCAGACGAGATATGCGATTGAGGTGTTTGGTCGGGATTCCCGAATGGCCTCAAATGTGATCGCCGCTGAAACGACTACATTCACCAGCCGAAATTCTCTCTGGGATGAAACAACAAAGGCCTATCGGGATTATGAGGTGACTTACAAGTTCATTTCATCGGCTGGCACCTTCAAGAGGACGGTTTACGACGTTGCTTCAGGAGCCCTCGTTGAAGACAGAATCCTGCTCTATGATGTTCAAGATCTAAAATTTACCTATTACAGCCTGATTAACCAGTCAAACCCGTTAGTCAGTCCGGAGACCACACGTCTCCTCGAAATCAAACACGTACAAGTGGAAGCAGAACTCCAGCGGGAAGTTTTGAATGTAACCAATACCAATTACATCATTTCAGCCCGCTTCATGTTAAGGAATAAAGATGTTAGCTCTTAA
- the rsmG gene encoding 16S rRNA (guanine(527)-N(7))-methyltransferase RsmG, whose translation MDSLLEKHFPEIAPARLEKLNQLETAFREWNERINLVSRKDMEAFVLHHLVHSLALTKFVQFRDSCRILDVGTGGGLPGLPLAICYPKANVFLCDSITKKAKAVQDMVDTIGLGNATVINKRAEKLESKWDYIIGRAVTSLPRFIGWIQDNIRAGGDAAIPNGVLYWKGSLYKEELALLEIEPHAVYSIEEQIPDPYFSEKYIVHLTREQVMKAKLPEEEAS comes from the coding sequence ATGGATTCACTGCTGGAAAAGCACTTTCCTGAGATTGCTCCTGCCCGGCTGGAGAAACTCAACCAGCTTGAGACGGCTTTCCGCGAATGGAATGAACGGATCAATCTTGTTTCCCGCAAGGACATGGAAGCCTTTGTCCTGCACCATCTGGTCCACTCGCTGGCCCTGACCAAGTTTGTCCAATTCCGGGACAGTTGCCGGATCCTGGATGTTGGCACGGGTGGGGGCTTGCCCGGATTGCCGCTGGCGATCTGTTACCCGAAAGCCAATGTCTTCCTGTGCGATTCCATTACCAAGAAGGCGAAAGCTGTTCAGGATATGGTGGACACAATCGGTTTGGGCAACGCCACGGTCATCAACAAGCGGGCGGAGAAGCTTGAGTCCAAGTGGGACTACATCATTGGCCGGGCTGTGACATCGCTACCGCGCTTTATCGGCTGGATTCAGGATAACATTCGCGCGGGCGGAGATGCTGCTATCCCGAATGGGGTTCTTTATTGGAAAGGCAGTTTGTACAAAGAGGAACTTGCTCTCCTCGAGATTGAGCCGCACGCAGTTTATTCAATCGAGGAACAGATTCCTGATCCGTATTTTTCAGAGAAGTACATTGTCCACCTGACTCGCGAACAGGTCATGAAGGCAAAACTTCCTGAAGAGGAAGCAAGCTGA
- a CDS encoding DUF1338 domain-containing protein: protein MNPETFFTHLWEDYIRMAPRAAKIKQLFEEQGETVLNDHVAFRTFGLDPIGLKTLEKPILALGYERFAPYRFEAKKLNAMGYLHPKPEYPRIFLSELEVEALSPKAQSIIQALVGQIDATVVENDDILWAGPLWSPVAYTDYEQLLEESEYAAWVAALGLHANHFTIAVNHLEKTPSLEAVLDFVESAGYAINESGGRVKGSPDVLLEQGSTLADRMEVNFADGIKRSIPTCYYEFARRYKGPDGALYNGFVAASADKIFESTNTKQ from the coding sequence ATGAACCCCGAAACGTTCTTTACCCATCTATGGGAAGACTACATCCGGATGGCTCCAAGAGCCGCAAAAATTAAACAGCTATTCGAAGAGCAAGGCGAAACTGTCCTGAACGACCATGTCGCCTTCCGCACATTCGGGCTGGACCCAATTGGATTGAAAACCTTGGAAAAACCAATTCTGGCTCTTGGCTATGAACGCTTTGCGCCATACCGGTTTGAAGCGAAAAAACTCAATGCAATGGGATATCTGCATCCAAAACCGGAGTATCCGCGTATTTTCCTCAGCGAGTTGGAAGTGGAAGCGCTGAGCCCGAAAGCACAATCAATTATTCAGGCTCTAGTCGGACAGATAGATGCTACTGTAGTGGAAAATGACGACATTCTGTGGGCCGGGCCACTCTGGTCCCCCGTTGCTTACACAGACTATGAACAGCTCTTGGAGGAAAGTGAGTATGCAGCTTGGGTTGCTGCATTGGGCCTTCATGCCAACCACTTTACCATTGCGGTTAATCACCTGGAGAAGACCCCTTCGCTGGAAGCCGTGCTGGACTTTGTCGAATCGGCTGGCTACGCCATAAACGAATCCGGAGGACGGGTGAAGGGAAGCCCGGATGTCTTGCTTGAACAAGGCTCCACGTTGGCTGACCGGATGGAGGTCAACTTTGCCGATGGAATCAAGCGCAGTATTCCCACCTGCTACTACGAGTTTGCCCGGCGCTACAAGGGTCCTGACGGGGCCTTGTACAATGGCTTTGTCGCGGCAAGTGCCGACAAGATATTTGAATCCACAAATACGAAACAATGA
- the ligA gene encoding NAD-dependent DNA ligase LigA — MSAIVKLPGRLIPFLHLILVLVISSYSLPASPEASLRIEELREQIRHHDKLYFNEANPEISDYEYDLLVRELNELAPGSEQMPSPDSPPAPAPGDDRKSRFEKAAHAVPMRSLEKCYSAEEVKSWLQEITEHAGDDESTIVIEPKVDGLAVSMVYEDGRFVRALTRGNGQEGEDITAAVLAMGGFPLNLSTTGGDNNESGIPASAEFRGEIYLPMGKFREINSDRVERGKEPYKTARNLAAGTVRLEDLELVKTRGLKVILFSWGLWKPANDQPLTQLEYLSRLKSWGLPRIEPLDTLNVGARNVSNLPLAQYRNYLSKLDMPTDGLVLKVNSVALQSQLGTGRRSPRWAVACKFEPESAISRILAINFQVGRTGHLAPVAELEPVEVGRRTISRVSLHNGAFIHRMDIRPNDRVEVELRGDTIPTISGTFPEHRDADSRPFVFPSVCPECGVAIGTSGGLRCLNRHCPAKQVKQLLHFASSVGIKRLSEASITELRGTGQLKDFSDFFSLWKLTDIPHWKILLGLGIDGMGPVACKNLFSKLGNLENLMQLPLEAGSLRDLGLNKAQTASMAAFLGDGENIQLLKRLIRRMPRQISLEGRATGKHMTSQLENQIQDPE; from the coding sequence ATGAGTGCCATTGTCAAACTTCCCGGAAGACTTATACCGTTTCTTCATTTGATCCTCGTGCTGGTTATATCATCGTACTCTCTTCCAGCATCCCCCGAAGCTTCCCTGAGGATTGAAGAACTTCGAGAACAGATACGCCATCACGATAAGCTGTATTTTAATGAGGCAAATCCTGAGATCAGCGACTATGAGTATGACTTGCTCGTTCGTGAGTTGAATGAATTGGCTCCCGGGTCGGAGCAAATGCCCTCGCCGGATAGTCCACCAGCGCCTGCACCGGGAGATGATCGGAAAAGCCGCTTTGAAAAGGCGGCGCATGCTGTTCCGATGCGCAGTCTGGAAAAGTGCTATTCGGCTGAGGAGGTGAAAAGTTGGCTACAAGAAATCACAGAGCATGCCGGGGATGACGAATCGACCATAGTGATTGAGCCAAAGGTTGATGGATTGGCGGTTAGCATGGTCTATGAAGATGGCCGTTTTGTCCGGGCCCTGACGCGCGGTAATGGTCAGGAAGGGGAGGATATTACAGCAGCAGTACTCGCGATGGGAGGATTTCCACTTAATTTATCCACAACTGGAGGGGATAACAACGAATCGGGGATTCCGGCTTCAGCCGAATTCCGTGGAGAGATTTACCTGCCGATGGGCAAATTCCGTGAAATAAATTCTGACCGTGTAGAGCGGGGGAAGGAACCTTACAAAACGGCGAGAAATCTAGCTGCCGGGACTGTCCGGTTGGAGGATTTGGAATTGGTAAAGACAAGAGGTTTGAAAGTTATCTTGTTTTCCTGGGGTCTCTGGAAGCCGGCAAATGACCAACCCCTCACACAGCTTGAATACTTAAGCAGATTAAAAAGCTGGGGCCTTCCTCGAATCGAACCTTTGGATACGCTCAATGTTGGGGCCCGTAATGTCTCCAATTTGCCATTGGCCCAATACCGGAATTACCTGTCGAAATTGGACATGCCGACCGATGGCCTTGTCCTTAAAGTGAATTCCGTTGCTTTGCAGAGCCAACTGGGAACGGGTCGGCGTTCTCCAAGGTGGGCGGTGGCTTGTAAATTTGAGCCGGAATCGGCCATCTCCAGAATACTGGCCATCAACTTTCAAGTCGGGCGGACCGGACACCTTGCTCCCGTGGCGGAATTGGAGCCAGTCGAAGTCGGTCGACGGACAATCTCCCGGGTGAGCCTGCACAACGGGGCATTTATACACCGGATGGATATCCGGCCCAATGATCGTGTGGAGGTTGAGCTCCGGGGTGACACCATTCCGACCATTTCGGGCACTTTTCCAGAACATCGTGACGCTGACTCCAGACCCTTTGTCTTTCCCAGTGTGTGCCCTGAATGTGGTGTCGCAATTGGGACATCTGGAGGGCTCAGGTGCCTTAATCGCCATTGTCCAGCAAAGCAGGTTAAACAACTGCTTCACTTTGCCAGTTCAGTTGGGATCAAGCGCTTGTCGGAGGCCTCTATTACCGAATTGAGAGGGACCGGCCAATTGAAGGATTTTTCTGATTTTTTCTCCCTGTGGAAACTAACGGACATTCCACACTGGAAAATTCTTCTTGGCTTAGGGATAGACGGCATGGGTCCCGTGGCCTGCAAGAATCTCTTTAGCAAGTTGGGGAATTTGGAGAACCTGATGCAACTTCCACTGGAAGCTGGAAGCCTTCGTGATTTAGGCCTGAATAAAGCCCAAACTGCCTCTATGGCTGCCTTTCTTGGCGATGGGGAAAATATCCAGTTGCTTAAGCGCTTGATTCGACGGATGCCGAGGCAGATCAGTTTAGAAGGTCGGGCAACCGGGAAGCATATGACCAGCCAATTAGAAAATCAGATTCAAGATCCAGAATGA